The genomic window TCCGGCCGGTTCTCGGCCTCGAATTCCCAGTAGCTTTTCACGTTCAGCAGACCCTGAATGTCAGTGCCGACCGGAAAGATATATCCGATCTGCGGTCCGATGCCGCCTACGCGCGACTTGAACGGGCCGAGCGTCGCGCCGGCGCCGCTGTCGCCGGTGATCTGTTGGTACCAGTAACCGACCGCGCCGACGAAGAACTGCTTGTTGAGGAATTGCGAAATGCCCCAGTCGGTATGCCAGTCGATGCCGTTCTTGTAGTCGATATGCGTGTTTTCGAAATTGTAGGTGAAGCCGGTGACGACGGAGAATTCATGTCCCTTCGTTGGATCGAAATAGGTGTAGCCGGCGCCACCATCCAGCGCCCAATGCCCAAACCCGAGATTGACCAGCCGATGGGCTTCGTAGGAACCAACCGGCAAATTTGTCATGCCGTAAACCATGTAATTGTGAACGCCATGATTCCACCGGAGCGACGGCCACAGCAGAACATCGCCGAAGGCGTCCAGCGACTGGCTGACGCTGCGCGACGTGGCAAAGCCGATCGGGCCCAGCGCGCCGGTGATGTTCGCGTTGACCTCCGCCTGTTGCCGGCCATAGGCGGCGATCAGGGCGATCGAGAACTGGCCGCCCAGGATCGGCTCCGCCGCCGTGTAGCTCGGGCCGCTGAGCACAAGATCGGCCTTCGCATCCATGGTGGCGTTCAGGCTGACGTTCAGATTTGCCGTCTGGTTGCCGAAGCGGATCGACCGTGAGGCTGCGACATTGCCGCCGGCCGACACGTCCGTGTGATAGTAAATCGTCGCCCAGCTCCAGCCCGCCGTCAGCGGCGCCGCGGCCAGACTTCCATACGCTCCGGGCAGCCAGAAACTGACGCCGCCCTGGTCGGCGGACGCGGGCGCACCGCTTGCTACCAGCATCATGAGTCCGAGAACACGTCCCAGCGTCCTGCTCTTGCGTCTCATACTATGCCCCCCTGTTGTTCGAATCGACTTCCTGGAAGTTTCCCTCAGAACGGATTGAGACAAAGCCGAAGAAGAATGTCACCCAGCCCGCTACGTTGACTCTCTGCGCGAAAGGATGATTGCGGCGCCTGACGATGATACCCGGCAGCATCGCCATGAAGACGATGACGAAGATCGTGCTCGCCGCCAGCACGATCAGGACGATCCCGGCGACGATGTCGAGGCCGGTCATGATGCCGTTCCCACGCTGCCGGATTTCGCGGGCTCGCGTTCGCGCTCCCGTTCGCGCATCTCGCCGATATCCTTTTCCAGGAAATAGTTGAGCAGCGTGCGGATGATCGCGATCACCGCGAGGCGCCCGACATCGTCCCACGTCGGCGCGATCGAGGTCTCGATGATGTCGGCACCGAGCTGAAAGGTGAGGGCGGCGACCAGCCAGCGTCCGAAGCGCAGCCAGACCGCGCGCTTTTCGTGGCCGTCCGGCTCGCCGAATATCAGCCTGAGGCCGCCGATGGCCGCCTCGATCGTGCCGATGATGACAATCAGCAGCGCGATCGCGTCGATGATCGTTGCCGCAAACTCGGTCGCGAGCGCCAGCCACCCCTTCATGAGTTCAAGCGTGGTCAAAGACTTTCCTCCGGTCGTTCACCGCGAGTTCCGATGGAACTTGCGAGCGTCGGGAGTTCCCGCGTGTCCCAAAAGACACGTCACCTCGAGATGAGAGGCATTTTCTCCTGCTGGTTGAGGCGTGCGGCGAAAAGTGTATTGGCCCGGCCGCGCCGAGGTGACAGCGTGATGACAGGGCGATTCTTATCTGGGGGAAGACTTGGCTTTCGATCCGATGCCGGCGGGCGGCAGTGGCCCGCATGGACCATTCTGCACGAGTTGCCGTGAGCCCATCGCCGAAGGGCAGCGCAGCATCCGCATCGACTTCGGCCACGATCCGCAGGGCCATCGCGGGCTGAGCGGGCTCTACCACGAGCGGTGCGGCCGGCCGTTTCAGTCGCTGGCGCACGCGCTGCACGTGCTGTCGTTCAGGCCGTTCTAGACGAAGCATTGTCTTGCGCCTCATGCAGTCGCGGGCGGCGAGGGCAATCCCGCCGCCCGAAGCAGCATCAGCCTCCGCCGGCCGTCTCTCTCATTTTCTCGATCGCCTCGTCAATCGTGAAGCTGTTCGGCTTCTGTATTGGCGGGAAGTCCTTGAAGGTTTCCGCGAATTTTGCCGCGATCATGTTGATCGTGAAGACGATGTAGTCGCGGCGGAGGAACCACTCCCAGTAGGTGTTCGACGTGATTTCGGCGAACTCATACGGATCGGTCCGCAGGTTGTAGAGCTTGGGAAGCCGCAGCCGCGTGAACGGCTCCGCCCACACCTGGAGCGTGCCCTTGCATCGCTGCTCCATGAACACAACCTTCCAGTTGTCGTAACGCAGCGCGATGATGTCGCCGTCGTCGCTGATATAGACGAACAGCTTGCGTGGACTCTCCTTCTCCTGTCCGGTGAGGTAGGGAAGCAGATTGTAGCCGTCGATGTGGTTCTTGTAGGTGCGGCCGCAGGCCTGATAGCCCTTCTTCGCCTTCTCCACGATGTCCGGCTCGCCGGCGGCTGCAAGGAAAGTCGGGAACCAGTCATGGTGCTGAACGATCTCCGTCGAGGTCTGCCCCGGCCTGATCTTGCCCGGCCAGCGCACGATCATCGGTATGCGGAACGCGCCTTCCCAGTTGGTATTCTTCTCCGAACGGAACGGCGTCATGCCGCCGTCCGGCCAGGTGTTGCGGTGGGGCCCGTTGTCCGTTGAATACTGCACGAATGTATTTTCGCTTATGCCGAGCTCGTCGAGCAGATCGAGCATCTGCCCCACATTCTTGTCGTGATCGACCATCGTGTCATGATAGGGCGACTGCCAGCGGCCGGCCTGGCCGAGGCTTTCCTTCTTGGTGTGCGTGTAAAGGTGCATGTGGGTGGTGTTGAGCCACACGAACCACGGCTTGCCGTCGGCCTCGGCGCGCTTGATGAAATCCTTGGCCGCCGCAACGAACTCGTCGTCGCAGGTTTCCATGCGCTTGCGCGTCAACGGGCCGGTATCCTCGATCTTCTGCCTGCCGACCTTGCCCCAGCGGGGCTCGACCGTTGCGTCGTCCTTGTCGGTCGCCCAGGAATGAATGACGCCGCGCGGTCCATAATTCTTGCGATAGTTTGGATAGTCCTTTTCCGGCGGGTAGTCGTACATCTCCGGCTCTTCCTCGGCGTTCAGGTGATAGAGATTGCCGAAGAACTCGTCGAAGCCGTGATTGGTCGGCAGCATGTGGTTGAGATCGCCGAGATGGTTCTTGCCGAACTGCCCGGTGGCATAGCCCTGGTTTTTCAGGGCGCCGGCAATTGTGAGAGCCTTCTCGGTCATCCCGATCGGGGCGCCGGGGAAGCCCACTTTTGAGAGGCCGGTCCGCAGGACGCTCTGCCCCGTGATGAAGGACGAACGGCCGGCGGTGCAGGATTGCTCACCGTAACTGTCGATAAACATCATGCCTTCCCTGGCGAGACGGTCGATGTTCGGCGTCCGGTAGCCCATGAGTCCGTGCGAGTAGCAGCTCAAGTTCGAGATACCGATATCGTCGCCCCAGATGACGAGGATGTTGGGCTTTCCGCTTTTGGCCATTGTCAATTCTCCCTACTGCTTCCGGGACTATGGTTGCTTGGGTTCACATATTTGCCTCTGCGATGATCGTTGGAGAGCGGACGGCGGGATCGCTCCCGCCGCCCGAAACGACGCATTACCTGCTGCCGCCCGTCGCACCCTCACGCAGCTTTTCCAGCACCTGGTCCACGCCGAAGGAACCAGCGGCTTGGCTCGGCGGGAACTCCTTGAACGTCGCCAGGAACTCGCCGACGATGTGCTGCGCGGGTACGCAGATAAAGGCATGGTCGAACCACCAGTCGTAGTATGTGTTCGATGTTATATCCGCGCGCTCATACGGATCGGTCCGCAGATTGAAGAGCTTGGGAAACCGTAGCGTCGTGAACGGCTCACCCCAGATCTTCAACGTCCCCGTAGCGCGCTGCTCCGAGAAGACGAACTTCCAGTTGTCATAGCGCAAGCCGACCAGATCGGAGTCGTCATTGAAGTAGAAGAACTCCTTGCGCGGACTCTCCTTCGTCTGGCCGGTCAGCAGCGGCAGCAGGTTGTAGCCGTCGAGATGCACCTTGAAGGTCGCATCGCCGACCTTCATGCCCTTGAGCAGCTTCTCCTTCACGTCGGGAATTCCGGCCGCGGCCAGCAGCGTCGGCGCCCAGTCGAGGTGCGCCACGATCTCGTTGCAGATGGTTCCGGCCTTGATGTGGCCAGGCCACCTGACCATGCAGGGGACGCGGAAGGCGCCTTCCCAGTTCGAATTCTTCTCGTTGCGGAAGGGCGTCATCGCGCCGTCCGGCCAGGTGTTCATATGCGGACCGTTGTCGGTGGAATACATGACGATCGTGTCGTCCGTCATGCCCAGGTCGTCCAGCGCCTTGAGCACCGTGCCGACGTTCTTGTCGTGGTCGATCATGGTGTCGTGGTAGGGGCTCTGCCAGCGGCCGGCCTGCCCGATGCTCTCGGGTTTGGTGTGCGTGCGCAGGTGCATGTGGGTGAAGTTCACCCAGAGGAAGACGGGCTTGTCGGCGGCCTTCTGCCGCTTCAGAAAGTCCACCGCTCGCTCGGCGAAGTCGTCGTCGCAGGTTTCCATCCGCTTCTTGGTCAGCGGGCCGGTGTCCTTGATTGTCTGCTTGCCGATCTTGCCGAAGCGCGGATCCACCGTCGGGTCATCTACGTCAGTCGCTTTGCAATCCAGGACACCGCGTGGTCCGTAGTTCGCAAAGAAGTTCGGGAAGTCCTTCGATTTCGGGTAGTCCGGCAGTTCGGGTTCCTCGGAGGCGTTCAGGTGGTAGAGGGCGCCATAGAACTCGTCGAAGCCGTGGACGGTCGGAAGGTGCTCGTTTCGGTCGCCGAGGTGGTTCTTGCCGAACTGGGCCGTGGCGTAGCCCTGTGCCTTGAGCAACTGGGCGATGGTCACATCGCGGGCCTGCAGGCCCTGCGCGGCGCCTGGCATGCCTACCTTGGTGTTGCCCGTGCGGAATCCGCACTGTCCGGTAATGAACGAAGAGCGACCGGCTGTGCAGCTCTGCTCCGCGTATGAGTCGGTGAATCGTATTCCTTCGCTGGCGATGCGGTCGATGTTTGGGGTTCGGTAGCCCATCAGCCCGTCCGAATAGGCACTGATGTTGCTCTGGCCGATGTCGTCGCCCCAGATGATCACGATGTTTGGCTTCTTGCTCATTTTAGTCCTCCGGTTGGCATCAAGTCGTTTCGTGCGAGTCGTGCGGGTCTCTGCGCGAGTTGGTCGCAACGCGTTTCTTCTTTTGCGGAACTTCCCTTGTTGACATCGGCCGCCTCCTGGATCTGCCGTCCGTGGGTTCACCCGAACGGGCCGACCTCGAACAGCATGCTGACGATGGCGAAGATGCCGATCGCCAGCAGAATGATCGCCGTCAGCAACGTGAGTGAAACCGGGAATTTGCTTTCGCCATGCACCAGCCCCCCGGTGATCATGGTTTTTCTCTGCTCGCGCAGGTGCAGCATGAACTGAAGATGATAGGCGATGCCGCCGATCAGCATCACGATGCCGAGCGCAACCAGCGCCACGCCGAAGTTTCGTGGCGCCGCCGCGTGAGCCAGCGTCCCGGCATCCTTCAGCTTCTCGAAGAACTGGAAGATTGTGAAGCCGAAACCGATCAGCGACAGCGAGGTACGGATCACCGACATCAGCGTGCGGTCCGCGCTCATGCGCGTGCGCTGGAATGACATGCCGGTGCGGCGGGATGACAGCTCGACCGACACGTCGTCTGGTGGTGATTTTGCGGCGACAGTGTTCATCCTTCCGGCCCTTTTGAGACAGTGCGCTGACTGCACAGTGCATCGATTGCGATTCTCTGATCAGTAATGCAACGCAGGATCAGAGCAGAAGACTCGCGACAGATTTCCAGATTTCATCGAGGGGGAATGCCAGCAGAACCACCGGCACAAATGGCAGCAGGATTGCCGCCGCAAGCATGATCAGGTCCTTGATGCCCACCGGCACGAAGCGGATGGCGTGAACGTTCGCCACAACCGCATAGAGATCGTTGACGGCGGAGAAATCCGGATTCTCCAGCAGGCTGCCGCGATCGGCTTGCGGCGCCCCGAGCCATTTGTGCTCGAAGGCATGCCCGGCTTCGTCGGCAAGGGCGCCATAGGCGAGCGCACCCCGCCGCCATACGCGCGTCAGCGTCGGCGTAAATACCAGGAGCGGGGCGAGGAACAGCGCCATGAGGCTCAACATCAGGCCAAAGTTGAAGGCGAGTTGCGGCGTTGGCAGTCCGCTGCCGGACAACACCATGTAAGCGGAGCGGCCGGCGGCGACGGCCGCGAGGGCCATCGCAACAGGAGCGAAGGCGCGCAGGGACTGTCCAAGGAAGCCGAGCCCTGCGCAGTGGTCAGGGTGTGACGCCACCAGCCGCAGGTCGAACGTTGAGATCAGCCAGAGCAGCCGCGTCCACACGGCCAGTCGCCACAGCCAGCCGAAGATGAGAACCAGCAGCAACGGCAGGCTGACCAGCATGTGCCACCAGCCGGCGGGAGACAGAAACGGCGTGATGCCGGCCGATACGGCCTAGGCCGGCAAGTCTTCACGCTGATACGAGAGGATCGTCGCCAGCACGATCAGGTAGGCACACACGAATGTGGCGACTTCCGTGCTTCGCGATTGCAGAAGAATGCGCGTGGACGACAGCGCATCCGTGAACCGGCTCTGGTCGTTCGGGCGCACCATGCCGCTTTCGGCGAAGTGCCGCGTTATTGTGTTGATCTGCGGGACACACCACGCTTCCGCCAGCACCAGCAATGGCACGGCGGCGAGATAGCGCGCGTGCACGCCGACCTGGACGAGAAGGGGCGTAACGTGGTCCGCATGCAGCCACAGGCTTTGCGCGATCGCGAACAGGAAAAGCGGCAACCATGCGACCAGGGCGAGCAGCAGGGCGCGCCGTCCGATGTTGAGCGCGTGCGGCTTGGCCAGGCCGAGCCATTGCTGCACCGCCAGCGGCGGCGCCTGTTCGAACAGGGCGGCGTTGTCGCTGCCGCTCATCGGCTGGCTTCTGCCGTCGGTCGTGGAATATGCGAGGGTGGCTGACATCTTTCGACCCTCAGCCCGTTGCCCTGCGCGCGAGCCACCAGCGCGCGAGCATTTCGACGATCCATCGGAAGATGAAATAGGGGATGACTGCGAGCAGGATCGCGATCACCGCCGCCTCCGCCGGATAGAACGCGTCGAGCTCCTTGAATTGGTAGATGACATCCATGCAGATGCCGAGCAGCAGCACGCGTGCAACCGACGTCAGCCCTTCACGCAGGCGGCCGGTTGGTTGTGTGTGATCGAACCACGCCGTCCAGAAGAAGGATTTGTGCCCTTGACGTGCGTCCCTGAGGCCATCGTGGACGGCGGCAAGCGCGGCCATGGTCGGCTGCAGGAAAAAGCGAAAGGTCATCGGCCCACCGAAGCGGGCGAAGATGTCGCCCCAGAAGCGCTGGTGCACATCGAGCGAGAAGCCGTGCATGGCGATGCCAGCGATGAGCAGAGCCGCCGTGAGGCCGACCACTCCCCATGTGAAATAGGAGGCTCTGGGAGAGGGAGTATCGGTGGTCATGCGGCCCGGCCTCCCTTTGCCTACGTCTATCCGCCGTTCCGCTGCCTGAGCACGCAACGGAAGCCGACATGGCTTGTGGATGTGTCCACCGGCTCCGCATGACGCGCGGCCGGTCGATAGCGGCGGCAGTAATTCGGCGCGCACAGGTGCGAGCCGCCTTTCAAAACCTTTCGTGGAATCCTGATCTGCGGCTGACAGGGGTCGTAGCTGTCTTCTTCACGTCCGCCGCGCGGGTTTTCCGGAATGCAGCAGGCCTTCTGCGCGTCGCCTTCATGCTTTGGCGTGTACCAGTCGCTCGTCCACTCCCAGACATTGCCGATCATGTCGTGGATCCCGTAGCCATTCGGCGGGAAGGCGGTGACGGGGGAAGTGCGCGCAAAGCCGTCGCTGCACAGATTCTCCTGCGGGAAGTTGCCCTGCCAGGTGTTGGCCATCTGCTGGCCGTCCGGCGTGAGTTCATCGCCCCAGGCGAACTCCGCCTCTTCCAGTCCGCCGCGTGCCGCGAATTCCCACTCGGCTTCCGTTGGCAGATCCTTGCCAGCCCAGCACGCATAGGCGAGGGCGTCGGAATAGGCGACATGCACGACGGGGTGATTGTCGAGGCCGTTGATGTTGCTCTTGGGTCCGTAGGGATGGCGCCAGTCGGCGCCCTTCAGGAAGGTCCACCACTGCGACCAGTCGCGCAGATCGACAGGATGCTTCGGCGGCGAGAATACCAGCGATCCTGCATACAGCATGTGCGGTAACGCCCCGGGATAGTCCTTCGCGTCCGGCACGATCTCGGCGACCGCGACGTGTCCCGTTGCGCGCACAAAATCTCTGAATTGCCGATTGGTGACAGGCGTGCGGTCGATGAAGAAAGGGTCAACACTGACATGATGAACCGGCGCCTCTTCTGGGTAATGCCGGTCCGAACCCATGCGAAACGTGCCGCCGGGCACAAGGATCATGTTGGAGCGAATGCCGCTCTCACCGTCCGCTCGTTCAACGTTACTGGACTCTGTATTCAGCAGGGTCATTGCAATTGACTTCGCACGCAACAGGACTTCGGCAGCAATAATAAGAATCGAGATGACAACAGGAAACGTCAGAGAAGGGTCGAATGGGTCAGTGTTCCTGACACAGATTTAAATCAAGTGCGGAATACTCACGCATCCGATTGAAGTGCCCACACAAAAAGCTATCATAATTTTTTCTGAACGCTAGCGTTCGCGTGCGATCATGACATCGCTTCCCTTTGTGTCGCGCGTTCACATTTGCGTGTGCGATCAAGTCATCCGCACGCGTAGTGCGTCCCGTATTGACTCGCTGCGGGTACTGACCACCAATTGCGCAACATGATCTGAAACGTCATCGATCACGCCAGCGTGCGCGTCCGGGGAGGGTGAGATGAAATCCATCGCCTCGTTTCTTGCCTCGTTTCTTGCCGCCGCAGTCATTTCAGCAATTTCCAGTTTTCCGGTCCTCGCCCAGAATACCTCCCAGAGCGGAAAGCCGCCGCTGAAGGCCGAGGAGCTTGACCAGTTGGTCTCGCCGATCGCGCTCTATCCGGACAATCTGCTGTCGCAGGTGCTGATCGCGTCGACCTATCCGCTGGAAGTCGTGCAGGCGGATCGCTGGGTGAAGGACAACAAGTCGCTCAAGGGCAGCGCACTGAAGGCGGCCGCCGACAAGCAGGGCTGGGACGACAGCATCAAGTCGCTCACCGCGGTGCCCGATGTGCTGACCATGATGTCCTCGCAGCTCGACTGGACGCAGAAGCTGGGCGATGCCGTTCTCGCACAGCAGCCGGACGTGATGGATGCGGTCCAGCGACTGCGGGCAAAGGCGGATGCGAACGACAAGCTCAAGACCACGCAGCAGCAGAAGGTTTCGAAGAGTTCTCAGGGCGGGAAACAGACGATCGTGATCGAGCCGACGGTGCCGGAGACGCTCTACGTTCCCTATTACGATCCCGGCGTCGTTTATGGGGCGTGGCCCTACGCCGAGTATCCGCCGTACTACTTCCCGGCGCCAGGCTATATCGCCAGCGGGGTGATCGCGACCGGCATTGCCTTCGCAACCGGCGTTGCGGTTGGCGCGTGGGCCGGGCGCGGAAACTGGTGGGGCGGCAGCTTCAACTGGGGCAACAACAACATCAACATCAACAACGATATCGACATCAACAAGCGCAACAACTGGGTTCACAATCCGGATCACCGTCACGGCGTGCGCTACAACAACGATGCGGTGCGCAACAAATTCGCCAAGGGCGATGGCGGCAACCGCGAGAACCGCATGGACTTCCGCGGCCGCGACGGCCAGCAGGTGCTGAAGCCGGACAGCCGCGATCTGAAGCCCGGAGATGCCAAGCCGGGCGCGCGCGATCGGCCGGACACGGGCAAGCGCCCCGGCGGCGGAGATCGGCCGGATGCCGGCAAGCGTCCCGGCGGTGGCCACAAGCAGGCCTCACGCCCCGGCGGAGACAAGGCCGGGCAGCACCGGCCGGATCGTGACCGGCCATCGTCACGCCCGAGCGGAAGTCGCGATGGGGCCATGTCGCATATCGATCGCGGCGCGCATGAGCGCGCCAGCGGCAATCGCGGTCGCGCCAGCGCAGGACACATGGCCGGCGGACCGCGCCCGGGCGGCGGCATTCAACGCGGCGGCGGCCCGCGTCCGGGCGGAGGCATTCACGCTGGCGGACGCCCCGGCGGCGGTGCCGCGCGCGGCGGCGGCGGACGCCGCCGGTGACACAGGACGCGGAGAGCGAGATGCAGACCTTCATCAAGAGTCACATGAGGCCGCTCGCCCTGTGCGCGATCATCGTGCTCACGCTTGTGGGCGGAATGGATATCGCCCAGGCCCAGCAGAAATTCGCATCGCCGGACGAGGCGGTGACCGCGCTGGTCGCGGCCGCGCGCGCCAACAATGACCGCGACGTGGTGCGCATTCTCGGAGACCGCGAGCTCGTTTTTTCCGGCGATCCGGTGGCGGATGGCCAGCGGCGGCAGGCGTTTCTGCTGGCCTATGACGCACGCCATCAGCTCAACAAGCAGGGGGACAGCAAGGCCGAACTCGTCATCGGGCCGAACGACTGGCCGTTCCCGATCCCTCTGGTGGAGAAGAACGGCTCATGGTGGTTCGATACGGCAAGCGGACGTGAGGAGGTTCTCTATCGCCGCATCGGACGCAACGAACTCGCCGCGATCCAGGTCGCGCTCGCCTATGTCGATGCGCAGAACGACTACGCATCCATGAATCCGACCGGCGGGAAAGTCGACAGTTACGCGCAGCGCTTCTTCAGCACGCCGGGAAAGAAAGATGGCCTGTACTGGCCGTCCGCCGCGAATGAACCGCGCAGCCCCCTCGGCGAGACCGTCGTGCTCGCCACCGCCGAAGGCTATCGTTTCGGCGAGGGGCAGATCCCGTATCACGGCTACTACTACAGGATATTGAAGTCACAGGGGCCGAACGCGCCGGGCGGCGCCGTGAACTATGTCGTCAACGGCAACATGATCGGCGGCTTCGCGCTCGTCGCCTATCCGGCCGAATACGGCAATTCCGGCGTGATGACGTTTCTCGTGAACAATGCCGGCGTCGTCTTCCAGAAGGATCTCGGGCCGAAAACGTCGCGGATTGCCTCGCGCATGACCGCCTTCAATCCTGATCACACTTGGCGGAAGGTCTCTGCCGAAGATCTGGCGGTGAGATGAAAGGCGCCGGCGGCTCTCAACGCTTGTTTGGTTCACGCCGCTACGTCAGATCTGTTGCTGGCAGACACCCCAGCATCCGTTGCAAGCTGGAGGGCGGAACGTACCGCGATTGCCCTACCGTCGGTTGCCCGTCTCCGTTCCGCCACACCTCTCCGGAAACACCTGCGGCCCAGTAAGTTCCTGTTAACCACCCCCCGGCCTAATAGAGTAATTGTAGAGTGGGAGGGCGACTCGTGGCCGGCCGCTGGGCTTGCTCCACTCTTTCCATTGCCGCTCTGGTTGCCGGTCTTGCCGGACCGGGGATGCTTGCCCGTGCCCAGGTTTTCGATTCCCTGCCGATCGCGACCGACGCCCGCCTGGCCGGCGACGACAAGGAAACGCGGCTCATCGTCGATCTGACCCGCAAGATGGATGTGCGGGCCTTCACGCTCTCCAATCCCTACCGCGTGGTCGTGGACCTGCCGCAGACCGTCTTCCAGTTGCCTTCGAAAGCCGGTGAGACCGGGCGGGGCCTGATCAAGGCCTTTCGCTACGGCCTGGTGATGGCCGGCGGCTCGCGCATCGTGGTCGATGTCACGAAGCCCGTGCGGTTGGACCGCCTCCATGTGCTGGAGGCGCGGGAAGGGCAGCCCGCCCGTCTGGTCCTCGACCTCGCTGCCACCGACCGCGAAAGCTTCATGCGCAACATGGTCCAGCAGGCCAGGGCCTTGCCGCTGAGCGATCCGCGCAAGACAGACGCGGCGATGCCCAGGCCGGCCGGCGATCCGCGCCCGCTTATCGTCATCGATCCCGGCCATGGCGGCCCCGACACCGGCGCCAAGGTCGCCGACGGCGAGATCATGGAAAAGCACATGGTGCTGGATTTCAGCATCACGCTGCGCGACCAGCTCGAGAAGAGCGGCAAATACCGGGTGGTGATGACCCGCACCGATGACACCTTCATTCCGCTGGCCGAGCGCGTGAAGATCGCGCGCCAGCGGCAGGCCTCACTCTTTATTTCCATCCATGCCGACTCGCTGCCGAAGGCCGAGGGCGACGCACAGGGGGCCACCATCTACACGCTATCCGACAAGCCGTCCGACAGCGACGCCGCCAAGCTCGCCGAAGAGGAAAACCGCTCGGACGTGGTGGCAGGCATCGACCTCTCGCGCGAGCCGGGTGACGTCGCCGATATCCTGATCGATCTCGCCCAGCGCGAGACCAAGGGCTATTCCCATCACTTTGCCCGCACCCTGGTGGGCGAGATGAAAACCGCCATGCGACTCCACAAGAAACCGCTGAAATCGGCGAGTTTTGTGGTGCTCAAGGCGCCGGACGTGCCGTCCGTGCTGGTGGAACTCGGCTATATGACCAACAAGCAGGACCTGAAACTGCTGGTGTCGGAGAACTGGCGCACCAAGGCGGCCGATAGCATGGTACAGGCCGTCGACGCTTTCTTCCGGACCCGGATCGCGGGGGCGGATGCAAGCGCAGCGCGGCGATGATGGGCGGTAAGGGGAGGCGGAAAAGCCTCAGTTTGACCATAAAATCACGCGACGAGGGAGGCTCCGGCGCGTGCGAGCGGCGAGTGGGCTTTTGCCGATAGAGACGATTCACAACGGGGTGCGGCGGGACTTTCAGCGTCCGCCGAAGCGGTCTTAACGTATGAAATTGATGCTCCGCTTTTTCGGGTTTCTGTTCGCCGCCGGAACCATTCTGTTCCTGGTCGGCATTGCCGGCGTCGCCGGCCTGATGTGGCATTTCTCCAAGGACCTGCCGGATTATTCCCAGTTGCAGGATTACGAGCCGCCGGTGATGACCCGGGTGCATGCGGGCGACGGGTCGCTGGTTGCCGAATATGCGCGCGAGCGGCGTCTGTATCTGCCGATCCAGGCGGTGCCGAAACTCGTGATCAATGCCTTCCTCTCGGCCGAGGACAAGAATTTCTACGAGCATGGCGGCCTCGATTTCAACGGCATTGCGCGGGCCGGTATCCTCTATCTGCAGAACCTCGGAAGCAGCCGCCGCCCGCAAGGCGCCTCCACGATCACCCAGCAGGTCGCAAAAAACTTCCTGCTGACGAACGAGTTGTCCTTCACGCGCAAGATCAAGGAAGCGCTGCTCGCGATGAAGATCGAGCGCACCTATACAAAGGACAAGATTCTCGAACTCTATCTGAACGAAATTTATCTGGGTTTTTCCGCCTACGGCGTCGCCGCCGCATCGCTTCTTTATTTCGACAAGTCGGTGCACGAACTGACAGTGCCGGAAGCGGCCTATCTCGCCGCGCTTCCGAAGGCTCCGA from Pseudorhodoplanes sp. includes these protein-coding regions:
- a CDS encoding transporter → MRRKSRTLGRVLGLMMLVASGAPASADQGGVSFWLPGAYGSLAAAPLTAGWSWATIYYHTDVSAGGNVAASRSIRFGNQTANLNVSLNATMDAKADLVLSGPSYTAAEPILGGQFSIALIAAYGRQQAEVNANITGALGPIGFATSRSVSQSLDAFGDVLLWPSLRWNHGVHNYMVYGMTNLPVGSYEAHRLVNLGFGHWALDGGAGYTYFDPTKGHEFSVVTGFTYNFENTHIDYKNGIDWHTDWGISQFLNKQFFVGAVGYWYQQITGDSGAGATLGPFKSRVGGIGPQIGYIFPVGTDIQGLLNVKSYWEFEAENRPEGWNFWVVLNFSPAQKQSPAQSAMMRK
- a CDS encoding DUF3302 domain-containing protein → MTGLDIVAGIVLIVLAASTIFVIVFMAMLPGIIVRRRNHPFAQRVNVAGWVTFFFGFVSIRSEGNFQEVDSNNRGA
- a CDS encoding DUF1622 domain-containing protein, with amino-acid sequence MTTLELMKGWLALATEFAATIIDAIALLIVIIGTIEAAIGGLRLIFGEPDGHEKRAVWLRFGRWLVAALTFQLGADIIETSIAPTWDDVGRLAVIAIIRTLLNYFLEKDIGEMREREREREPAKSGSVGTAS
- a CDS encoding arylsulfatase produces the protein MAKSGKPNILVIWGDDIGISNLSCYSHGLMGYRTPNIDRLAREGMMFIDSYGEQSCTAGRSSFITGQSVLRTGLSKVGFPGAPIGMTEKALTIAGALKNQGYATGQFGKNHLGDLNHMLPTNHGFDEFFGNLYHLNAEEEPEMYDYPPEKDYPNYRKNYGPRGVIHSWATDKDDATVEPRWGKVGRQKIEDTGPLTRKRMETCDDEFVAAAKDFIKRAEADGKPWFVWLNTTHMHLYTHTKKESLGQAGRWQSPYHDTMVDHDKNVGQMLDLLDELGISENTFVQYSTDNGPHRNTWPDGGMTPFRSEKNTNWEGAFRIPMIVRWPGKIRPGQTSTEIVQHHDWFPTFLAAAGEPDIVEKAKKGYQACGRTYKNHIDGYNLLPYLTGQEKESPRKLFVYISDDGDIIALRYDNWKVVFMEQRCKGTLQVWAEPFTRLRLPKLYNLRTDPYEFAEITSNTYWEWFLRRDYIVFTINMIAAKFAETFKDFPPIQKPNSFTIDEAIEKMRETAGGG
- a CDS encoding arylsulfatase; the encoded protein is MSKKPNIVIIWGDDIGQSNISAYSDGLMGYRTPNIDRIASEGIRFTDSYAEQSCTAGRSSFITGQCGFRTGNTKVGMPGAAQGLQARDVTIAQLLKAQGYATAQFGKNHLGDRNEHLPTVHGFDEFYGALYHLNASEEPELPDYPKSKDFPNFFANYGPRGVLDCKATDVDDPTVDPRFGKIGKQTIKDTGPLTKKRMETCDDDFAERAVDFLKRQKAADKPVFLWVNFTHMHLRTHTKPESIGQAGRWQSPYHDTMIDHDKNVGTVLKALDDLGMTDDTIVMYSTDNGPHMNTWPDGAMTPFRNEKNSNWEGAFRVPCMVRWPGHIKAGTICNEIVAHLDWAPTLLAAAGIPDVKEKLLKGMKVGDATFKVHLDGYNLLPLLTGQTKESPRKEFFYFNDDSDLVGLRYDNWKFVFSEQRATGTLKIWGEPFTTLRFPKLFNLRTDPYERADITSNTYYDWWFDHAFICVPAQHIVGEFLATFKEFPPSQAAGSFGVDQVLEKLREGATGGSR
- a CDS encoding DUF202 domain-containing protein, whose amino-acid sequence is MNTVAAKSPPDDVSVELSSRRTGMSFQRTRMSADRTLMSVIRTSLSLIGFGFTIFQFFEKLKDAGTLAHAAAPRNFGVALVALGIVMLIGGIAYHLQFMLHLREQRKTMITGGLVHGESKFPVSLTLLTAIILLAIGIFAIVSMLFEVGPFG
- a CDS encoding formylglycine-generating enzyme family protein — translated: MTLLNTESSNVERADGESGIRSNMILVPGGTFRMGSDRHYPEEAPVHHVSVDPFFIDRTPVTNRQFRDFVRATGHVAVAEIVPDAKDYPGALPHMLYAGSLVFSPPKHPVDLRDWSQWWTFLKGADWRHPYGPKSNINGLDNHPVVHVAYSDALAYACWAGKDLPTEAEWEFAARGGLEEAEFAWGDELTPDGQQMANTWQGNFPQENLCSDGFARTSPVTAFPPNGYGIHDMIGNVWEWTSDWYTPKHEGDAQKACCIPENPRGGREEDSYDPCQPQIRIPRKVLKGGSHLCAPNYCRRYRPAARHAEPVDTSTSHVGFRCVLRQRNGG